A part of Crassostrea angulata isolate pt1a10 chromosome 5, ASM2561291v2, whole genome shotgun sequence genomic DNA contains:
- the LOC128184784 gene encoding uncharacterized protein LOC128184784 has translation MNFVLLDQLEQLRSEGMTGNETYLDYQPYDETVPSLIRLVEILYIYYIPVIICLGISLNTVVCIVLLRTKLRKKFYTHVFAATTISDNGFLATVLMIWMKDQAVDIYKAPGMCQMIIFMSHFFPFLSFWHSVSASIILLIRPRSSCLTNTCNGPGKSRTLIVSLSVFTLTIYIYKTWTNGVLVIQGARYCTILPETEEAMKILNILDVIVLLVLPFIIFAIFDLLIIVKQIMKLYLANSFNGSSTYRDSLKVVLVHSICFHVFVGPGCISKLILLFRYMSGNEQYDLKELILESIFQYMFYTYFGIKPLFHIMVSKSLRVHLKELLLKAKQTMSMSRMLMNAGSHDQTLL, from the coding sequence ATGAACTTCGTACTGCTAGATCAGCTAGAACAGCTTAGAAGTGAAGGGATGACAGGAAACGAGACTTATCTTGACTACCAGCCTTACGACGAGACGGTCCCGTCCCTGATTCGTCTCGTTGAGATACTGTATATCTACTACATACCCGTCATCATCTGCCTCGGGATTTCCCTGAACACCGTCGTCTGTATCGTCCTCCTCAGAACGAAGCTGAGGAAGAAGTTCTACACGCACGTGTTCGCTGCCACCACAATCAGTGATAACGGCTTTCTGGCGACCGTTCTCATGATCTGGATGAAGGACCAGGCTGTGGATATATACAAAGCCCCTGGAATGTGTCAAATGATCATTTTTATGAGCCActttttcccctttttgtctTTTTGGCATAGTGTATCAGCCAGTATCATCCTCCTGATCCGGCCTCGGTCCTCCTGTCTCACCAACACGTGCAACGGACCCGGAAAGTCACGGACCCTGAtcgtctctctctctgtcttcACCCTGACGATATACATCTACAAGACATGGACCAATGGCGTGCTAGTCATACAAGGAGCCCGGTACTGTACTATTTTACCGGAAACCGAAGAGGCCATGAAAATATTGAACATTCTGGATGTCATAGTTTTACTTGTTTTaccttttatcattttcgcCATCTTTGATTTGCTAATTATCGTTAAACAGATAATGAAACTTTATCTTGCCAACTCCTTCAATGGATCCAGTACATATCGAGATTCTCTAAAAGTGGTGTTAGTCCACTCTATTTGTTTCCATGTATTTGTAGGCCCAGGGTGCATCTCAAAACTCATTTTACTATTCCGATATATGTCCGGAAATGAGCAATACGACCTAAAAGAACTGATTCTGGAGAGTATATTCCAGTACATGTTCTATACCTATTTCGGTATAAAGCCTCTGTTTCATATAATGGTGTCAAAATCCTTACGAGTGCACTTAAAAGAACTGCTACTTAAAGCCAAACAAACGATGTCGATGTCCCGGATGTTGATGAACGCCGGCTCACATGACCAGACTCTGTTGTAA